The following coding sequences lie in one Corynebacterium anserum genomic window:
- the trpD gene encoding anthranilate phosphoribosyltransferase, translating into MATSQGNSSPSHRNSLEATQLPKSYFTWSGVLDRLGRRDELSESQVAWAMQQIMQGNATDAQIAAFSFGMRVKGITAAELASAAATMRSFATPVDFSSVPERVDIVGTGGDGHHTVNISTMASFVVAACGVPVVKHGNRAASSKCGGADMLEALGYNIVRAPEQVVKDAQTHNFAFLFAKTYHPAMRFAAPVRSELGVPTIFNLLGPLTNPASPRYGLIGCAFRDMMPIVGGAFAHQGCRVLVVRSMDGMDEISVSAPTEVVTVDSHGTTGEEIINPRELGLDFYSLDEVRGGDADFNADVARRFFRNEITGAIKDSVLINAAAALTSVHGWERDGFQKTMMTNIEVAREALESGKALTTMTNVVDENTP; encoded by the coding sequence GTGGCCACTTCTCAAGGCAACTCATCACCGTCGCACCGCAATTCATTGGAAGCTACCCAACTTCCGAAGAGCTATTTCACTTGGTCTGGTGTACTTGATCGTCTTGGACGCCGCGATGAATTAAGCGAATCTCAGGTCGCATGGGCAATGCAGCAAATCATGCAGGGCAACGCTACCGACGCTCAGATCGCCGCTTTCTCATTTGGCATGAGGGTCAAGGGCATTACTGCTGCTGAACTGGCATCTGCAGCGGCCACCATGCGCAGTTTCGCAACCCCAGTGGATTTCTCTTCCGTACCCGAACGAGTTGATATCGTCGGCACCGGCGGCGATGGCCACCACACCGTGAATATATCCACGATGGCTAGTTTCGTCGTCGCTGCCTGTGGCGTACCCGTAGTCAAACACGGAAACCGCGCTGCATCGTCTAAATGTGGCGGCGCCGACATGCTGGAAGCACTCGGCTATAACATCGTGCGGGCACCTGAACAGGTAGTAAAAGATGCCCAAACGCATAATTTTGCGTTTCTCTTCGCAAAGACCTACCACCCAGCGATGCGTTTTGCCGCACCAGTTCGTTCTGAGTTAGGGGTGCCGACTATTTTTAACCTCCTCGGTCCGCTGACTAACCCGGCGTCGCCCCGCTACGGGCTTATTGGATGTGCATTCCGAGACATGATGCCAATCGTCGGCGGTGCCTTTGCTCATCAAGGCTGCCGTGTATTGGTGGTGAGGTCAATGGATGGGATGGATGAAATTTCCGTTTCTGCTCCTACGGAAGTTGTTACGGTAGATTCCCACGGAACCACAGGGGAGGAAATTATAAATCCACGCGAGCTTGGACTCGACTTTTATTCATTAGACGAGGTTCGGGGCGGAGATGCCGACTTCAATGCCGACGTAGCTCGCAGATTCTTCCGCAATGAAATCACGGGGGCAATCAAGGATTCAGTCTTGATTAATGCTGCAGCGGCACTGACTTCCGTCCATGGCTGGGAACGGGATGGTTTTCAAAAAACGATGATGACCAACATTGAAGTAGCACGCGAGGCACTAGAATCGGGTAAAGCGCTGACAACGATGACCAACGTCGTCGATGAGAACACACCCTAA
- a CDS encoding HesB/IscA family protein, which translates to MTAPERVTGVELTEAAAEKAGALLAQEGRDDLALRIAVQPGGCAGLRYQLFFDDRSLDGDLVDDFNGVKLVVDRMSSPYLTGAKIDFSDTIESQGFTIDNPNATGSCACGDSFS; encoded by the coding sequence ATGACTGCTCCAGAGCGTGTCACTGGTGTTGAGCTAACCGAGGCAGCTGCAGAAAAGGCAGGTGCACTGTTGGCGCAGGAAGGTCGCGATGATCTGGCCCTGCGTATCGCCGTTCAGCCGGGAGGCTGTGCTGGTTTGCGTTACCAGTTGTTCTTTGACGATCGCTCTCTCGATGGTGACCTCGTTGATGACTTCAACGGTGTAAAACTAGTGGTAGATCGCATGTCCTCTCCGTACCTCACGGGAGCGAAGATCGATTTTTCTGACACCATCGAATCCCAAGGTTTCACTATCGATAACCCGAATGCCACTGGCTCATGCGCTTGCGGTGATTCCTTCTCCTAA
- a CDS encoding cytochrome c oxidase subunit II has translation MEQRKVHGLTRRLGLAGLLGASAMALTGCTVTPPDNAFFNALRMGWPKGITPEAHDTGNFWVWTWVAAWIIGIIMWVLMFVVIFRDSDKAHARRGNKDEFPRQTGYNVPLELGLTTVPVLIIMALFFFNVQVQDKATALDKDPQVKVDVTAFQWNWKFGYSEIKAGLSPSGKDYEGIDEKAQEAAEKTKYEDGEHGPIHGKSKGDLSYLHYNKIETVGSTEEIPVLVLPSHTAIQFDLASADVVHSFWVPEFLFKRDAFPHPAENRSERLFQIEEIQEEGAFVGRCAEMCGTYHAMMNFEVRVVSPEKFKQYIEFRQKNPQAPNSEALKSIGEDPYATSTKPFVSDRKGSRDGQTVERSDA, from the coding sequence GTGGAACAGCGAAAAGTGCACGGTTTGACTCGCCGTTTAGGACTGGCTGGCTTGCTCGGTGCAAGTGCTATGGCTCTGACCGGTTGTACGGTCACTCCACCAGATAACGCATTCTTTAACGCCCTGCGTATGGGCTGGCCGAAGGGTATCACCCCAGAGGCTCATGATACGGGCAATTTCTGGGTGTGGACCTGGGTAGCAGCGTGGATCATCGGCATCATCATGTGGGTACTGATGTTCGTGGTTATTTTCCGCGACTCTGACAAGGCCCACGCGCGCCGTGGGAATAAGGACGAATTCCCGCGTCAGACCGGTTACAACGTTCCGCTGGAGCTCGGCCTGACCACCGTTCCTGTGTTGATCATTATGGCCCTGTTCTTCTTCAACGTTCAGGTTCAGGACAAGGCCACTGCTCTGGACAAGGATCCGCAGGTCAAGGTCGACGTGACTGCATTCCAGTGGAACTGGAAGTTCGGTTACAGCGAGATCAAGGCGGGGCTATCCCCAAGCGGTAAGGACTACGAGGGTATCGACGAGAAGGCTCAGGAAGCCGCCGAGAAGACCAAGTATGAAGATGGTGAGCACGGCCCGATCCATGGCAAATCTAAGGGCGACCTGAGCTACCTGCACTACAACAAGATTGAGACTGTTGGTTCCACAGAAGAGATCCCTGTGCTGGTGTTGCCATCTCATACCGCGATCCAGTTCGATCTGGCTTCTGCTGACGTAGTTCACTCCTTCTGGGTTCCAGAGTTCCTCTTCAAGCGCGATGCATTCCCGCACCCAGCGGAGAACCGATCCGAGCGACTGTTCCAGATTGAAGAAATTCAGGAAGAGGGAGCGTTCGTGGGGCGCTGCGCTGAAATGTGCGGCACGTACCACGCAATGATGAACTTCGAGGTACGCGTTGTATCTCCTGAAAAGTTCAAGCAGTACATCGAATTCCGTCAGAAGAACCCACAAGCTCCAAACTCTGAGGCTTTGAAGTCCATCGGCGAGGATCCTTACGCAACCTCCACCAAGCCATTCGTTTCTGACCGCAAGGGTTCCCGCGACGGCCAGACCGTTGAACGTTCAGACGCTTAA
- the asnB gene encoding asparagine synthase (glutamine-hydrolyzing) yields MCGLLGFISADESASRFTTAVENALPCMHHRGPDDSGSWNDDSVVFGFNRLSIIDIEHSHQPLQWGPEDEPNRYALTFNGEIYNYVELRQELKAAGYSFNTEGDGETIVVGYHHWGIDVVKHLRGMFGFGVWDSKEKKLFIARDQFGIKPMYIATANAGTVFASEKKCILSMADALGLSKDLDIRALAHYTDLQYVPEPESLHTAIRRLESGSYAIITPGQAPQQQRWFEPSFPVKKVSAGNEEAVFQRIAEALEDSVAKHMRADVTVGSFLSGGIDSTAIATLAKRHNPNLLTFTTGFEREGYSEVDVAAESAAAIGAEHIVKVVSPEEYADAVPKIMWYLDDPVADPSLVPLYFVAAEARKHVKVVLSGEGADELFGGYTIYKEPLSLAPFDKVPSPIKRVLSTVGDALPDGVRGKSLLQRGTMTMEERYYGNARSFNYEQLERVLRHIRPEWDHREVTAPIYAKSRNMDPVARMQHLDMFTWLRGDILVKADKITMANSLELRVPFLDKVVFDAAESLPVDMKISHGTTKYALRKAMERIVPAHVLHRKKLGFPVPMRHWLAGDELYGWAKKIIEESQTDDLINKTEVLKMLEEHRVAMNSGSGPDHSRRLWTIIAFMIWYGIFVEERIDPKIDRHDYPVEL; encoded by the coding sequence ATGTGCGGATTGCTTGGATTCATTTCTGCCGACGAATCGGCTTCACGTTTTACCACTGCTGTTGAAAATGCCCTACCTTGCATGCATCACCGCGGCCCAGACGACAGTGGCTCGTGGAACGACGATTCCGTTGTATTCGGCTTCAATCGGCTTTCCATCATCGACATTGAACACTCCCATCAGCCTCTGCAATGGGGACCCGAAGATGAACCTAACCGTTACGCGCTGACTTTCAACGGCGAGATATACAACTATGTTGAGCTTCGTCAGGAACTAAAGGCCGCCGGTTACTCCTTTAACACCGAAGGAGATGGCGAAACCATTGTCGTGGGATATCACCATTGGGGTATCGATGTAGTGAAGCATCTACGCGGGATGTTCGGCTTTGGAGTGTGGGACTCCAAGGAAAAAAAGCTATTCATTGCCCGCGATCAATTTGGCATCAAACCTATGTACATTGCGACGGCTAACGCTGGCACTGTCTTTGCGTCGGAGAAGAAGTGCATCCTATCTATGGCCGACGCACTTGGTCTGAGCAAGGATCTGGATATCCGAGCCCTCGCTCACTACACCGATCTTCAATACGTGCCAGAGCCTGAGAGTTTGCACACAGCAATCCGTCGCCTCGAGTCCGGCAGCTACGCGATCATCACTCCGGGCCAGGCACCACAGCAACAGCGCTGGTTTGAGCCTTCCTTCCCAGTGAAGAAGGTTTCTGCCGGCAATGAGGAAGCGGTCTTTCAACGCATTGCTGAAGCTCTGGAGGACTCTGTCGCAAAGCACATGCGAGCAGATGTAACGGTCGGCAGCTTCCTTTCCGGAGGCATTGATTCCACCGCCATCGCTACTTTGGCGAAGCGTCACAACCCCAACCTCTTGACCTTCACCACTGGCTTCGAACGCGAAGGCTATTCGGAGGTCGACGTCGCGGCTGAATCCGCCGCAGCAATTGGTGCAGAACACATTGTCAAGGTTGTCAGCCCGGAGGAGTACGCCGATGCCGTTCCAAAAATCATGTGGTATCTAGATGATCCGGTCGCTGATCCATCCTTGGTTCCCCTATACTTCGTTGCTGCAGAAGCGCGCAAGCACGTGAAGGTCGTGTTGTCCGGAGAAGGAGCGGACGAGCTTTTCGGTGGTTACACCATATATAAGGAACCACTCAGCTTGGCTCCTTTCGATAAGGTGCCATCCCCTATCAAGCGTGTTTTATCCACAGTTGGCGACGCCCTCCCTGACGGAGTACGCGGTAAATCACTGTTACAGCGTGGCACCATGACCATGGAAGAACGGTACTACGGCAATGCGCGTTCCTTTAATTATGAGCAGTTAGAGCGAGTCCTCCGCCACATCCGTCCAGAGTGGGATCACCGCGAAGTAACCGCGCCTATCTATGCCAAGTCTCGCAACATGGATCCCGTAGCGCGTATGCAACACCTAGACATGTTCACATGGCTACGTGGCGACATCCTGGTGAAAGCGGACAAGATCACCATGGCTAATTCTTTGGAGCTTCGCGTACCGTTCCTAGACAAGGTGGTATTCGATGCCGCCGAATCCCTGCCCGTGGATATGAAAATCTCTCACGGCACCACGAAATACGCTCTGCGCAAGGCCATGGAACGTATCGTCCCCGCCCACGTACTGCACCGTAAGAAACTCGGGTTCCCAGTACCTATGCGGCATTGGCTAGCAGGTGATGAGCTCTACGGTTGGGCGAAGAAGATCATCGAAGAGTCACAAACTGATGACCTCATTAACAAAACCGAAGTTCTGAAGATGCTCGAAGAGCATCGTGTGGCGATGAACAGTGGTTCAGGTCCAGACCATTCTCGCCGTCTCTGGACCATCATCGCTTTCATGATTTGGTATGGAATTTTCGTGGAGGAACGCATCGATCCCAAGATCGATCGACACGACTACCCAGTTGAGCTCTAA
- a CDS encoding cytochrome c oxidase subunit 4, which translates to MTSGAKLFYGIATFLGIVTVVYIIATSSVKDPGSLQGLEWAGTTALVMSFLLALMLAGYLHLTDNKTDISPMDWEEAEIVDGAGVLGFFSASSIWPFVMTVAIVIMAYGLAFWHLWLVVFGAAILVWAGAMLNLQYGLPPEKH; encoded by the coding sequence ATGACTTCCGGCGCTAAACTCTTCTACGGGATTGCGACCTTCCTGGGCATCGTGACCGTGGTATACATCATCGCTACCTCCTCCGTGAAGGATCCTGGTTCCCTTCAGGGTCTGGAGTGGGCTGGTACCACCGCTTTGGTGATGTCTTTCCTCCTGGCATTGATGCTGGCTGGTTACTTGCACCTCACCGACAATAAGACCGATATTTCCCCAATGGACTGGGAAGAAGCAGAGATCGTCGATGGAGCTGGCGTACTGGGCTTCTTCTCCGCAAGTTCTATTTGGCCATTCGTTATGACTGTAGCCATCGTCATCATGGCTTATGGCTTGGCGTTCTGGCACCTGTGGTTGGTAGTCTTTGGTGCTGCCATCCTGGTGTGGGCCGGTGCCATGCTTAACTTGCAGTACGGTCTTCCACCAGAGAAGCACTAA